The window CACAGTTGAAAGGTTTTTCTAAATAGCTTATCTATTAATACCGGAATTGTGAATAGCTATAAGCTCGCCAAGTTACCAACGCACCTGTTGGAGCAATCAATTACGAAACTTTCTCCCATGAATAACATACACACATAAGAGtgaaattaaatgaaatcatatatcctctttttctttcataattttttacatGGTAtatctttttcaatatttattgACTAGTATGGCAACGTATGCTAGAAACATACGACGAGACTGTAATTAACCTCCAATAGTTGTTTTttgtacccccccccccccctgcaaACGAATTTACTCTGTATTTGTGGATCAATGTGTGATGTATGACGTAGTTTTTTACACGACAACGTCACGACGTCATACAACCCTTTGCTTGTCACCTTTGAGAGTTACCCAAGTTGTTACATGTTAATAGTGACATTTTGTTTTATGCAGGTACGTCAGGTATCATTCTGCTTGTTGTCATTGTATTGGTTCTCCTTTGTATTGCGGTTTTGGTCGTTCTTAAATACGCACTCAGAAATAAACCAAAAAGTCGTCACTCTGTTTATCATAAATATGCCGTTTTAAAAAGTCAAGAAGATGTTGCTGTTAATGTCAAACAGAATCCCATCCAACCTCCATCTCATGCGAACGTTAAAGTGAGGCTCATCCCTCCAAAACTATTGGAATCGAAAAGAATAACAAGTATAAAATATTcaggagaagaagaagaagaaaaaaaagaaaaaatattggaaaagaaaaatgaggaacataaaaaaactaattctGAAAATGTGATCACATTTTCTAATTATCGAGAAAAGTTTTTTGGTTTGCTCGATATGTCAAATGGGCATAACAAGAACAATATTAAACGTCATTCCAAACCTGATATGGTTGATGTGTTGGATCGGAACACGTTTTTGAGGAGTAAATATCGATCACGCAGACCAGACAGTATATATGACGAAGGTATAGGGAAATTGACGTTCACTTTAGGCTACTCTAAAATCGACGACTTCCTCACCGTTCATTTAATCGCTGGACGACAAATTTATTCACATGACCCTTTAAATAATATTCGACTGCCGGCAGTTAGTATACAAATCGAGAATATGCCTGAAACAGAAGTCACTTCGAACCCTGATGAAGCCCCAAATCCTGAGTATGACCAAGAATTTACATTTTCATTGCAACAGCACGAACTTTATGGAACTTGCTTGCGATTCATTGTGTGGGATATTATATCCAATCATGAAACGAGTGTAGTAGGTTTTTCTcaagttaatttaaaggactttCACCATACACTTCTTGGCAGTGCAGCGGAGAGTAGTTTGATTTGTAAAGATATCAAACCTACGTTGAGTAGCGAGGTAAGTCGTATGGTTGTTTTGTCGTGGTCTTTGCCATTTGTCTGGTTGAGTTTTTTTGGCTACAACCTTCCACACAGGATACACCCACTCTACCAACACCTTCCAAAATTAAGAAGTGAAACCACTCTCTCGCCCCCAGGTTTGTTTGCCTtctaaaaaaccctggggacgagggtgacgAGAAACCAGTTCATTTTGTGCCCTATCTGGCATTTTAAACTTACCCATatgatttttctttgttttctgtgTAGATAACTGAAGGGTTAGGTGAAGCATTGGTGTCATTGTACTATGATTGCGTCACTGACAAAATTGTTGTTAATTTAAGAAGATTAAGAAAATTAGACgtgcaaaaaaatgatcaaggTAATAAATACTACTTTATGTGTACAGCTTGTGGTGGGTAGATGTTCaaggtttttattattttttgcggTTCAGCCATCAAACGGGAAATTAGATTCTTCACAATGCGGTAAATCGAGGTCAAACACCATTTGCCACGATTTGCCAAATTTGGTTTTTTTACAGTAAAGCCATGTTATTAAGAAAAAGTGCCTCTCTCTCTCTGATTTTGCATTTTTACTTTTC is drawn from Hydractinia symbiolongicarpus strain clone_291-10 chromosome 8, HSymV2.1, whole genome shotgun sequence and contains these coding sequences:
- the LOC130654255 gene encoding synaptotagmin-A-like; translation: MMVGQVLSGTSGIILLVVIVLVLLCIAVLVVLKYALRNKPKSRHSVYHKYAVLKSQEDVAVNVKQNPIQPPSHANVKVRLIPPKLLESKRITSIKYSGEEEEEKKEKILEKKNEEHKKTNSENVITFSNYREKFFGLLDMSNGHNKNNIKRHSKPDMVDVLDRNTFLRSKYRSRRPDSIYDEGIGKLTFTLGYSKIDDFLTVHLIAGRQIYSHDPLNNIRLPAVSIQIENMPETEVTSNPDEAPNPEYDQEFTFSLQQHELYGTCLRFIVWDIISNHETSVVGFSQVNLKDFHHTLLGSAAESSLICKDIKPTLSSEITEGLGEALVSLYYDCVTDKIVVNLRRLRKLDVQKNDQEVYVKISLLLDNDIIQCKRTTEYPPVQTTQINQSFEFSALSSDFNQITNNNSPKLHRELMIPVPDNSVSSIQSVINPSGLGFDTLKNNMGILISVRAKTLTKRKRVIGRIYIGKSDSSTDGLSDQFFHWSEMVKHFDNVITQWHTLKLSSY